A window of the Isosphaera pallida ATCC 43644 genome harbors these coding sequences:
- a CDS encoding sulfatase, with the protein MIPLSNLLVFAIFGILCVGISRLAPGWGSWWANRSLATLAGLAPLIAVPGLSASAALVPSFGAALWVCPFFERPERHPLGVRIRQWGLPLLVGIVGLLGVIAVFNRHGLSVTSQPRQATGGTLPSKGIPHNVPHVFLIVLDTVRADALNPRTMPRLQEFARRGATFQRAIATSPWTLPTHATLFTGRWSWELGVGPDRGLDTTFPTLAEELSAAGYATAGFVANLVFGRAEYGLGRGFSHYDDEKIDLIEVARASSIGWWTASKLSRLLDRALALAGKEIRHPLEPGTPRRSAREILQRVEAWMDRQLARQPERPVMVFVNLFDAHDPYLPPPEAPRRLRNRDWMPEEIALIRDWIGHTPRPRLPDEIETARLAYDECLLELDDRLGRFLDRLEEQGFLKNAVVIVTSDHGEHFGEHARQGVPIFGHRQSLDLPEIHVPLVIVAPKRIPAGVVVRDPVSLRDIPATLGHLTGLTTLARTFPGRSLFETATGDPRDWNGIVGRRDVLAEFAPRVDLPVERRYQGGAEGTLRAVLEGDAMLIRREDGVEWFYDLAKDPEQKHNRPEPDSWSGQLARTRLRQQLSLLAPVSTIPNTEPIRPATKHAPNLIPPQS; encoded by the coding sequence ATGATCCCACTATCAAATCTCTTAGTGTTCGCCATTTTCGGTATTCTTTGCGTTGGTATTTCACGACTTGCGCCGGGTTGGGGGAGTTGGTGGGCCAATCGAAGCCTGGCGACGCTGGCGGGGCTGGCCCCGTTGATTGCTGTGCCGGGTCTTTCGGCCTCCGCCGCCTTGGTGCCTTCGTTCGGCGCGGCGCTTTGGGTTTGTCCCTTCTTCGAGCGACCTGAGCGACATCCCCTTGGGGTCCGAATCCGCCAATGGGGATTGCCCCTTTTGGTGGGAATTGTCGGGCTTCTTGGGGTCATTGCTGTCTTCAACCGTCATGGATTGTCGGTCACGTCACAACCACGCCAGGCAACAGGCGGGACTCTCCCCTCAAAGGGAATCCCTCACAACGTTCCTCATGTTTTTCTCATTGTACTCGACACGGTCAGGGCCGACGCTCTGAACCCGCGAACGATGCCGCGGCTTCAAGAGTTTGCCCGACGCGGCGCGACATTTCAGCGGGCGATTGCCACCTCGCCTTGGACGTTGCCTACGCACGCTACGTTGTTCACGGGTCGATGGTCTTGGGAGCTCGGGGTGGGACCCGATCGCGGGTTGGACACCACCTTTCCCACCCTGGCCGAGGAGTTGAGCGCCGCGGGTTACGCTACCGCCGGGTTCGTGGCCAACCTCGTTTTTGGACGGGCCGAGTACGGGCTGGGACGCGGCTTCAGCCACTATGACGACGAAAAGATCGACCTCATTGAAGTCGCGCGGGCTTCCTCAATCGGCTGGTGGACAGCCTCAAAACTAAGCCGCTTGTTGGATCGAGCATTGGCATTGGCTGGCAAAGAGATCCGCCATCCTCTGGAACCCGGCACGCCCCGACGCTCGGCTCGCGAAATCCTTCAACGCGTGGAAGCCTGGATGGATCGGCAACTCGCCCGTCAACCTGAGCGTCCCGTGATGGTATTCGTCAATCTGTTCGACGCCCACGACCCTTATCTCCCTCCTCCCGAGGCACCTCGGCGCTTGCGCAACCGCGATTGGATGCCCGAGGAAATTGCTCTGATCCGCGATTGGATCGGACACACCCCCCGACCCCGCCTTCCGGACGAAATCGAGACGGCTCGGTTGGCTTATGACGAATGCCTTCTCGAACTTGATGATCGTCTGGGACGATTCCTTGATCGTTTGGAGGAGCAAGGTTTCCTCAAAAATGCCGTGGTAATTGTTACCTCCGATCACGGTGAGCATTTCGGCGAACACGCGCGCCAAGGTGTTCCGATTTTTGGGCACCGCCAGAGTCTGGATCTGCCCGAAATCCATGTGCCCCTGGTTATCGTCGCTCCCAAACGAATCCCCGCCGGAGTCGTGGTTCGGGATCCCGTGAGCCTCCGGGACATCCCCGCGACGCTTGGACATCTTACCGGTTTGACCACCCTCGCACGCACTTTCCCTGGCCGCTCTCTCTTCGAAACCGCAACGGGCGACCCACGCGACTGGAACGGCATTGTGGGACGCCGCGACGTGCTCGCCGAATTCGCCCCTAGGGTCGATCTGCCAGTGGAACGTCGCTACCAGGGCGGAGCTGAAGGAACCCTCCGCGCCGTGTTGGAAGGCGACGCAATGCTGATTCGCCGCGAAGACGGTGTGGAATGGTTTTACGACCTGGCCAAGGACCCCGAACAGAAACACAATCGGCCCGAACCAGATTCTTGGAGCGGCCAACTCGCACGAACACGCCTCCGCCAACAACTGAGCCTTCTTGCGCCGGTCTCGACGATCCCCAATACCGAACCAATCCGCCCAGCCACCAAACATGCTCCCAATCTCATTCCTCCTCAGTCTTAA
- a CDS encoding BamA/OMP85 family outer membrane protein — translation MTAWVWAACLVALAATLCCSEAAALQVDARETTIQAVVRDIRLESDGTIDESRVLAKLSTRPGRRFDPQVLDRDVKTLYTTHWFTQVETQVIEAGPGAVDVVFKVVEAPILNQVEFRGMTKLKLKDVEQSTRLKVGGRADPVQTRLAVNALKQLYAEKGYEQAEVRIVEGDQLGQTRAILEIFEGPRSRVSEVQFRGNTAFSSALLKTKIQTRAAILGFGGRFFRDQLEADARALREYYQSLGYLEVQVSASALSGETPGSKVVAFDIAEGPRYTVRDVTFEGNEKLDEGTLRANLKLHSGKAYRDLDRDADRQAIVNTYAERGYLFAEVVVEPRFTETRGVIDLVYRIREGEAYRLGELVVRGNSITKDEVIRREAVMAGVLPGEVLDRNRIEAFRTRLANTGFFITSPELGKPIEVRLANPRPANQPYAEMSVSPSGFGIGGVGPRVSVEASAGSPPSQPAPGLGGRGPGPFRSARMQQPPELPPLASPPPADDLEAVPFGQGAGGLFAPPPDIIPETTVPVIPAPGPSDLTLPPGRLLPELGEPPIGRPGVSNTPPGLFPNLPGTNSTSVGPDLTEPFPERSFADIIAQVEEGPTGRFMFGFGASSFGGLYGHLIFHERNFDLFNPPRSLSDITDFRAFRGGGQDFRVELAPGTVANRIVVSYRHPYFLELPVGIGTDYTPIALGVSGYTLNRFFPDFNEGRTGGRFSIGGQFTPSAYADLAFRIEDVNFDGFRYPAPADYLAAAGHTTLATLRPSLRFDSRDNPVIPSAGGYLEMAFEQGWGDFTFSKATVEGRKYFTVFSRPDGTGKHIISTRGFYGVSTRDLPVYERFFAGDFRSMRGFAFRGVGPYALNANLGGVMSLVGSVEYQFPWTADDRFQQVIFCDFGTVENDYTISTFRAAVGTGVRIIIPALSQQLPLAFDLAFPVVKGPDDREQIFTFFIGAFW, via the coding sequence TTGACCGCGTGGGTGTGGGCGGCGTGCTTAGTCGCCCTCGCCGCGACGCTCTGTTGCTCCGAAGCCGCCGCGCTTCAGGTTGACGCTCGAGAGACGACAATTCAAGCCGTGGTCCGCGACATTCGCCTGGAAAGCGACGGCACCATCGACGAAAGCCGGGTGCTGGCCAAACTGTCCACCCGACCCGGTCGCCGATTCGATCCTCAGGTGCTGGATCGCGACGTCAAAACCCTTTATACCACTCATTGGTTCACCCAAGTCGAGACCCAAGTGATCGAGGCAGGTCCCGGCGCGGTTGATGTGGTGTTCAAGGTGGTCGAAGCTCCGATCCTCAACCAGGTCGAATTTCGGGGCATGACCAAACTCAAACTCAAGGATGTCGAGCAATCGACTCGTCTTAAAGTCGGCGGTCGTGCCGATCCAGTGCAAACCCGCTTGGCCGTCAACGCGCTGAAGCAACTTTACGCCGAAAAGGGCTACGAACAGGCTGAGGTGCGGATCGTCGAGGGAGACCAGCTGGGACAAACCCGGGCGATTTTGGAGATCTTTGAGGGTCCGCGCTCGCGCGTTTCCGAGGTGCAGTTCCGGGGCAATACCGCCTTCTCTTCGGCGTTGTTGAAAACCAAGATTCAAACCCGCGCGGCCATCCTTGGCTTCGGGGGTCGGTTCTTTCGGGACCAATTGGAGGCGGATGCCCGAGCCTTGAGGGAGTACTACCAAAGTTTGGGGTATCTTGAGGTGCAGGTCTCCGCATCAGCGCTCAGCGGCGAGACGCCCGGTTCGAAGGTGGTGGCCTTCGACATTGCGGAGGGTCCGCGTTACACGGTGCGTGACGTAACGTTTGAGGGGAACGAGAAGCTCGACGAGGGGACGTTGCGAGCCAACCTGAAGTTGCACTCGGGCAAAGCCTACCGGGACCTCGATCGGGACGCCGACCGTCAAGCGATTGTCAACACCTACGCCGAGCGGGGTTATCTCTTCGCGGAGGTGGTTGTCGAGCCGCGATTCACCGAGACCCGGGGCGTGATCGACTTGGTTTACCGTATCCGCGAAGGCGAAGCTTATCGGTTGGGCGAGCTGGTGGTACGGGGCAACTCGATCACTAAGGACGAGGTGATTCGCCGCGAGGCAGTCATGGCCGGAGTCTTGCCTGGTGAAGTGTTGGATCGCAACCGGATTGAAGCGTTTCGGACGCGGTTGGCTAACACTGGCTTCTTCATCACCTCGCCCGAATTGGGCAAACCGATCGAAGTGCGACTGGCCAATCCACGTCCCGCCAACCAACCCTACGCGGAAATGTCGGTCTCTCCCTCCGGCTTCGGCATTGGCGGAGTTGGCCCGCGAGTTTCCGTCGAAGCCAGCGCAGGGAGTCCGCCCTCTCAACCGGCTCCTGGTTTAGGTGGACGGGGTCCGGGTCCGTTCCGTTCGGCTCGCATGCAGCAGCCCCCCGAGCTTCCACCATTGGCAAGCCCACCACCGGCGGACGACCTGGAGGCGGTCCCCTTCGGTCAGGGAGCAGGCGGGTTGTTCGCGCCTCCGCCCGACATCATTCCCGAAACGACCGTGCCCGTGATCCCGGCTCCCGGCCCCTCCGACCTCACCCTGCCTCCGGGACGCTTGTTGCCCGAACTGGGCGAGCCGCCCATCGGACGTCCCGGCGTGAGCAACACCCCGCCAGGCCTGTTCCCCAATCTACCAGGAACCAACTCGACCAGTGTCGGCCCCGACCTCACCGAACCGTTCCCCGAACGATCCTTCGCCGATATCATCGCTCAAGTCGAGGAAGGACCAACCGGCCGATTTATGTTCGGTTTTGGCGCAAGTTCATTTGGTGGGCTATATGGACACTTGATTTTTCATGAACGCAACTTTGATCTGTTCAATCCACCTCGATCGTTGTCCGACATCACCGATTTCCGCGCCTTCCGGGGCGGTGGTCAGGATTTCCGAGTCGAACTCGCTCCTGGAACCGTAGCCAACCGGATCGTGGTCTCCTACCGCCACCCTTACTTCTTGGAGTTGCCGGTGGGCATCGGCACCGACTACACGCCCATCGCGCTTGGGGTCTCGGGCTATACCCTCAACCGTTTCTTCCCGGATTTCAACGAGGGCCGCACTGGGGGCCGGTTCTCGATCGGCGGTCAGTTCACCCCCTCAGCCTACGCCGACCTCGCCTTCCGGATCGAAGACGTCAACTTCGATGGCTTCCGCTATCCCGCTCCCGCCGATTACCTAGCCGCGGCCGGTCACACCACCCTGGCGACATTGCGTCCCAGTCTTCGATTCGACAGTCGGGACAACCCGGTGATCCCCAGTGCGGGCGGCTATCTGGAAATGGCTTTCGAGCAAGGTTGGGGGGACTTCACCTTCTCCAAGGCCACCGTCGAGGGCCGCAAGTATTTCACCGTGTTCAGCCGGCCTGACGGCACCGGCAAGCATATCATCAGTACACGCGGGTTTTACGGCGTCTCAACCCGCGACCTGCCGGTGTACGAACGCTTCTTTGCGGGCGACTTCCGCTCGATGCGCGGCTTCGCCTTCCGCGGGGTCGGCCCCTACGCCCTCAACGCCAACCTCGGCGGCGTGATGTCCTTGGTCGGCTCGGTCGAGTACCAATTCCCCTGGACCGCCGACGACCGGTTCCAACAAGTGATCTTTTGCGACTTCGGCACGGTTGAAAACGATTACACGATCAGCACCTTCCGGGCTGCCGTCGGAACCGGCGTGCGGATTATCATCCCCGCGCTCTCTCAACAATTGCCGCTGGCGTTCGACTTGGCGTTCCCAGTCGTCAAAGGACCAGATGATCGGGAACAAATCTTCACCTTCTTCATCGGTGCCTTCTGGTGA
- a CDS encoding energy-coupling factor ABC transporter permease — protein MHLPDMVLQPVPTVVSGALGVAGLAWAVRRLRGREGDRATVLMGAMGACVFAAQMVNFPLYPWPISGHLMGGVLAAVVLGPAAGIAVMALVLMVQAFLFGDGGITALGANFVNMGLIGSGVGYAIYATLRRRWAGGLVGPNASEEARAQDQRAVVIAAMAASWFSVLLASGSLSIQLTLFGPNPGDLPIVLGWMTLVHCGIGLGEAMITGLAIRFLLLTRPDLIPPLETATAPGLTSSTTSSASGRATAVFGGLGIALAIAAFLAPLASDHPDGFEWTATRLGFLDHEDQPEDQGDPAALVAAEGPAGLGQEPANEPARPLYEAPLPDYAIQVEGPLGDWFRDAPSLSTAIAGIIGTLTVFLAGWIIARGLETRRPPTQFNPTPTDPQTGGVGPHVA, from the coding sequence ATGCATCTTCCCGACATGGTGTTACAACCAGTTCCGACCGTGGTGTCCGGCGCATTGGGAGTGGCGGGGTTGGCTTGGGCGGTTCGTCGTTTGAGAGGTCGGGAAGGGGATCGGGCGACGGTGTTGATGGGTGCGATGGGTGCCTGCGTGTTCGCCGCCCAGATGGTGAATTTCCCACTTTATCCTTGGCCCATCTCAGGTCATTTGATGGGAGGGGTTCTGGCTGCGGTGGTCCTTGGTCCCGCGGCCGGGATCGCGGTCATGGCCTTGGTGTTGATGGTCCAGGCGTTTCTGTTTGGCGATGGCGGCATCACCGCGTTGGGGGCTAACTTCGTCAACATGGGTTTGATTGGCTCGGGAGTTGGTTACGCGATTTACGCCACCCTGAGGCGGCGGTGGGCCGGAGGTTTGGTTGGCCCTAACGCCTCCGAGGAAGCTCGGGCTCAAGATCAGCGCGCTGTGGTCATCGCCGCGATGGCCGCCTCGTGGTTTTCGGTGTTGCTGGCTTCAGGCTCGCTGTCAATCCAGTTGACCCTGTTTGGTCCCAACCCTGGCGATCTGCCGATAGTTCTGGGCTGGATGACCCTGGTTCACTGCGGCATTGGCCTGGGCGAGGCAATGATCACTGGTCTGGCTATCCGTTTCCTTCTCTTGACCCGGCCCGACTTGATCCCACCTCTGGAAACCGCAACGGCTCCTGGATTGACTTCGTCCACCACCAGCTCAGCCTCGGGACGCGCGACCGCAGTCTTCGGGGGGCTGGGTATTGCCTTGGCGATCGCAGCTTTCCTGGCTCCCCTGGCGTCGGATCATCCGGACGGCTTCGAGTGGACCGCCACCCGTTTGGGCTTTCTCGACCACGAAGATCAACCCGAGGACCAAGGGGATCCGGCCGCCCTGGTCGCCGCCGAGGGTCCAGCTGGTCTCGGTCAGGAACCAGCCAACGAGCCGGCCCGCCCGCTGTACGAAGCCCCCTTACCGGACTACGCAATTCAGGTGGAGGGACCGTTAGGCGACTGGTTCCGCGACGCTCCCAGTCTCTCCACCGCGATTGCCGGCATCATTGGCACCCTCACGGTGTTTCTGGCTGGTTGGATCATCGCGCGGGGTCTGGAAACCCGACGTCCCCCCACCCAGTTCAATCCCACCCCCACCGATCCTCAAACCGGAGGCGTCGGTCCTCATGTGGCGTGA
- a CDS encoding SDR family NAD(P)-dependent oxidoreductase, giving the protein MPRFRGWSSRRVLITGASSGIGRALALELAPLGCRLILTGRCATRLAETRDRLQETRSQRGGATAWPEPVLVAADLTIAEDRARLIEIVAQEFAHGLDLLIHSAGRGAVGHFETHDPTILRMLMEINFFAVTELARLALPLLKRGQDPRMAVIGSIAARRGLPARSEYSASKFALAGWVEAIRAEWSRYSIGVHLINPGFTDTPFERNHLVDTAVYSTQRHRTMSAQAVAARTLRAIQTNRHEVAFTAQGRLLLLVNRLWPRLVDLGFARFTRYLYRDHDKASDSPPPSTSNLPPTSLANRVAS; this is encoded by the coding sequence ATGCCTCGATTCAGGGGATGGTCTTCGCGTCGCGTCCTGATCACCGGAGCCAGCTCCGGCATCGGTCGCGCTTTGGCCCTGGAACTCGCCCCCTTGGGATGCCGTCTCATCCTGACTGGACGCTGCGCAACCCGTTTAGCCGAAACTCGGGACCGTCTCCAAGAGACCCGATCACAACGAGGCGGAGCCACCGCCTGGCCCGAACCCGTTTTGGTTGCCGCTGATCTCACCATCGCTGAGGATCGCGCCCGCCTGATCGAGATCGTCGCGCAGGAATTTGCACACGGATTGGACCTTTTGATCCACTCCGCGGGCCGCGGCGCGGTGGGCCACTTCGAGACCCACGATCCCACCATTCTCCGTATGCTCATGGAGATCAATTTTTTCGCGGTGACGGAACTGGCGCGTCTGGCCCTCCCGTTACTGAAGCGCGGTCAAGACCCACGAATGGCCGTGATCGGCTCCATCGCCGCCCGCCGCGGTCTGCCAGCGCGTTCGGAGTATTCCGCCAGCAAGTTCGCCCTGGCCGGTTGGGTCGAAGCGATCCGCGCGGAGTGGAGCCGTTATTCCATTGGAGTTCATTTGATCAACCCCGGATTCACCGACACCCCCTTCGAACGTAACCACCTGGTTGACACCGCGGTCTACTCGACCCAGCGTCACCGCACCATGAGCGCTCAAGCCGTCGCGGCCCGAACTCTCAGGGCGATCCAGACCAATCGTCACGAGGTCGCCTTCACCGCCCAAGGACGTCTGCTGCTCCTGGTCAACCGCCTTTGGCCACGTTTGGTTGATCTCGGTTTCGCCCGATTCACTCGCTACCTTTACCGGGACCACGACAAGGCGTCCGATTCGCCTCCTCCCTCCACCTCCAACCTTCCTCCCACCTCCTTGGCCAACAGGGTCGCGTCTTGA
- a CDS encoding ATP-binding cassette domain-containing protein: protein MWRDLGAASAPPGPLIDLEPRLKILVTLGYVLTVAALPPSFSTSLAVAAVVLAFVIGLAGIEPSWLFRRWLAILPVVGLFALMVARTHPLRAEWGYLPVALAFVGKNALAVLAVLTCAAVTPWVQWLRGLTRLGVPLILLSALAMMGRFAAILRDEATRMIQARRARTFCRAGLDWAMRAGLIAALLARALERGDRLHAALLARGYRGEPDAGLPLTDDPPPLGLPDCPLPFSHPPARPVLMNSVEVPPLVEVRALTYRYPDGRLALRDISFCIQPGETIALIGPNGAGKSTLLWHLNGLLPESIRSARDSIGDHSHSLELLGRLVWNENDPSNPVTDDAETNGNSGSSRNATIHVGGLPITPTNAREIRRRVGLLFQDPDDQLFGATVLDDVAYGPRQLGMKRREALEYARHCLALVGLNPSEYEDRPPHHLSFGEKKRASLAGVLACRPDLLALDEPTANLDPRARRRLIEIVRSLSCGKLIATHDLDMAVELCDRVLLLDGGRLIAEGPTLEILARHDLLEAHGLETPPLLELRALRQRLKSE from the coding sequence ATGTGGCGTGATCTCGGGGCGGCCTCTGCGCCTCCGGGACCGTTGATTGATTTGGAGCCCCGGCTCAAAATCCTGGTCACCTTGGGTTATGTTCTCACTGTCGCTGCGTTGCCGCCTTCGTTCTCGACTTCGTTGGCGGTGGCGGCAGTGGTTCTGGCCTTCGTCATTGGTTTGGCTGGGATCGAGCCTTCTTGGCTCTTCCGTCGCTGGTTAGCGATCCTTCCCGTCGTAGGCCTGTTCGCCCTGATGGTGGCCCGCACCCACCCCTTGCGTGCCGAGTGGGGTTACCTCCCTGTCGCGCTGGCCTTTGTCGGCAAAAACGCCCTCGCGGTGTTGGCAGTCCTCACCTGCGCGGCGGTCACCCCGTGGGTTCAGTGGTTGCGGGGATTGACCCGCCTGGGCGTCCCGTTGATCCTGCTTTCAGCGCTGGCAATGATGGGACGCTTCGCTGCGATTCTCCGCGACGAAGCCACCCGCATGATTCAAGCCCGACGCGCCCGGACCTTCTGCCGCGCGGGGTTGGACTGGGCGATGCGGGCTGGTCTCATCGCCGCGTTGCTTGCTCGCGCTTTGGAGCGTGGCGATCGCCTCCACGCCGCCTTGCTCGCCCGCGGTTATCGCGGCGAACCCGATGCCGGTCTGCCTCTGACCGACGACCCGCCGCCGCTTGGGCTGCCCGATTGTCCCCTTCCGTTTTCCCATCCTCCCGCGCGTCCCGTCCTGATGAATTCCGTCGAAGTTCCGCCACTCGTCGAGGTTCGCGCCCTGACGTATCGTTATCCCGATGGGCGGCTCGCCCTACGCGACATCTCCTTTTGCATCCAGCCCGGCGAAACCATCGCCCTCATCGGACCCAACGGCGCGGGCAAAAGCACTTTGCTTTGGCACCTCAACGGACTCCTACCCGAGTCAATCCGCTCAGCCCGCGACTCGATCGGCGACCACAGCCACAGCCTGGAACTGTTGGGGCGGTTGGTGTGGAACGAGAACGATCCATCAAACCCCGTCACCGACGATGCCGAAACCAACGGCAACTCAGGCAGCTCCAGGAATGCGACGATCCACGTCGGGGGACTGCCGATCACGCCCACCAACGCCCGTGAGATTCGCCGCCGGGTTGGCCTGCTCTTTCAAGATCCCGACGACCAACTCTTTGGCGCGACCGTGTTGGACGATGTCGCCTATGGTCCCCGCCAACTCGGCATGAAACGACGCGAGGCTCTGGAATACGCTCGTCACTGCCTGGCCCTGGTGGGTTTGAATCCCTCGGAGTATGAGGACCGCCCTCCCCATCACCTCAGCTTCGGCGAAAAAAAACGCGCCAGCCTGGCCGGCGTCCTGGCCTGTCGTCCCGATCTGCTAGCGCTCGACGAACCCACCGCCAACCTTGACCCCCGCGCCCGTCGCCGTCTGATCGAAATCGTCCGCAGCCTCTCCTGCGGCAAGCTGATCGCCACTCACGACTTGGACATGGCCGTGGAGCTATGCGACCGGGTTTTGCTGCTCGACGGCGGACGCTTGATCGCCGAGGGTCCTACCCTCGAGATTCTCGCCCGTCACGACCTGCTTGAAGCTCACGGCCTGGAAACTCCACCTCTGTTGGAACTACGAGCGCTTCGACAACGCCTCAAGAGCGAGTAA